A single genomic interval of Blastopirellula marina harbors:
- the gatB gene encoding Asp-tRNA(Asn)/Glu-tRNA(Gln) amidotransferase subunit GatB: MSDDYEIIIGLEVHVQLATKTKLFCRCSTKFGAAPNTQTCPVCLGMPGSLPVMNREAFQLGLKTACALNLNVPRFTKWDRKNYYYPDLPKGYQISQFDLPMSEDGYLFISDPKQQFEAKKVGIIRAHLEEDAGKSMHDEAAGKADTRVDLNRTGTPLLEIVSQPDMRSPLEAKAYLNELKLILTYLGVSDCNMQEGSLRVDANVNLHIKNDGPKKIATPIVEIKNMNSFRAVERAIAYEATRQYDAWKEDGKTIGDAPKQTRGWDDQAQVTRPQREKEESSDYRYFPDPDLAPVITTAEEVEAVQQSLCELPLAIRERLHDGFGIPEYDADVIVNQGRVAVDYYEALALKTGDPKMASNWVQQDVLRVLKERDLEFEQFPISVERLTTLLKAIMDKEIDTTRAKDVFTQMLDSDKDAPAIMKEMGIEKVDDSAIDDLAREVLLANPKAVEDLKNGVQKAVGALIGQAKKKNPNIDPGTFRAKCMELVKDM; encoded by the coding sequence ATGAGCGACGACTACGAAATCATTATCGGGCTGGAAGTTCACGTACAGTTGGCGACGAAGACGAAGCTCTTCTGCCGATGTAGTACCAAGTTTGGCGCGGCCCCTAATACGCAGACATGTCCGGTTTGCTTGGGGATGCCTGGTTCCTTGCCGGTGATGAATCGTGAAGCTTTTCAGCTTGGTTTGAAGACCGCATGTGCGCTCAACTTGAATGTGCCGCGTTTCACTAAGTGGGATCGTAAGAACTATTACTATCCCGACTTGCCGAAGGGATACCAGATCAGCCAGTTCGACCTGCCGATGTCGGAAGACGGCTATCTCTTCATTAGCGATCCCAAGCAGCAGTTCGAGGCGAAGAAAGTTGGCATCATCCGTGCTCACCTCGAAGAAGATGCTGGTAAGTCGATGCACGACGAGGCAGCTGGCAAAGCGGATACACGCGTCGACTTAAACCGAACCGGGACACCGCTGCTGGAAATCGTGAGCCAACCTGACATGCGTTCTCCGCTGGAAGCCAAGGCTTACCTGAACGAACTGAAGCTGATTCTCACGTACCTTGGCGTTTCTGACTGCAACATGCAGGAAGGAAGCTTGCGAGTTGACGCCAATGTTAACCTGCATATCAAGAACGACGGTCCGAAGAAGATCGCCACGCCGATCGTCGAAATCAAGAACATGAACAGTTTCCGCGCGGTCGAACGGGCAATCGCCTATGAAGCCACTCGGCAATACGACGCGTGGAAAGAAGATGGAAAGACCATCGGTGATGCTCCCAAGCAAACACGTGGTTGGGATGATCAGGCCCAAGTCACGCGTCCACAACGCGAGAAGGAAGAGTCGAGCGACTATCGCTACTTCCCCGATCCTGACCTTGCCCCGGTAATCACGACGGCGGAGGAAGTCGAGGCGGTGCAGCAATCGCTGTGCGAATTGCCACTGGCGATCCGCGAGCGACTTCACGATGGCTTTGGAATTCCTGAATACGATGCCGACGTGATCGTCAATCAAGGTCGCGTTGCCGTCGATTACTATGAAGCTCTCGCACTCAAGACGGGCGATCCGAAGATGGCCAGTAACTGGGTGCAGCAAGATGTGCTGCGAGTGCTGAAAGAACGCGATCTCGAATTCGAGCAGTTCCCGATCTCAGTCGAACGCCTGACTACGCTGCTTAAAGCGATCATGGACAAAGAGATCGATACCACGCGGGCCAAAGATGTCTTCACTCAGATGCTCGATAGCGACAAAGACGCTCCGGCAATCATGAAGGAGATGGGAATCGAAAAGGTCGATGATTCGGCCATCGATGATCTGGCTCGCGAAGTGTTGTTGGCTAACCCGAAGGCGGTTGAGGACTTGAAGAACGGCGTTCAGAAAGCGGTTGGTGCTCTTATTGGCCAAGCCAAAAAGAAGAACCCAAATATCGATCCAGGTACCTTCCGTGCCAAGTGCATGGAACTGGTCAAGGACATGTAA
- the gatA gene encoding Asp-tRNA(Asn)/Glu-tRNA(Gln) amidotransferase subunit GatA, which produces MALYEASATQLLSQLESGEVTSVEVTKACLDRIRQHDSQIGAFLKVMDDKALAKAEQVDKKRKAGEPLGKLAGVPVAVKDLLCTEGEVTTCASKMLENFVPPYSSTVIKKLEEADAVIIGKTNMDEFAMGGSTENSALGKTRNPWDTSLVPGGSSGGAAACLAAQMVPLSIGTDTGGSIRQPASFCGVVGLKPTYGRVSRFGLIAFASSLDQIGPMARTAEDTALFLEAISGHDPADSTSADVACPLFSKTVDQPLEGLRIGMVKEHFGEGLDGDVEKAVREAVKVYESLGAKVVDISLPHNKYGIATYYIIAPSEASSNLARFDSAHYGHRCDEATMLAELEEEKAALTAAGDEVGLKRMDTSLIRMYRKSRAEGFGPEVKRRIMLGTYTLSAGYYDAYYLKALKVRRLIREDYDKAFKSVDLIVGPTAPNPAFAAGSKTNDPLAMYLEDLYTVTANLAGIPAISVPCGLTGSGLPVGMHMQAPALEEDRLLRAAQMFQKATDWHTKMPSL; this is translated from the coding sequence ATGGCTTTGTACGAAGCGTCCGCCACCCAGTTGTTGTCTCAGCTTGAATCTGGTGAAGTGACCTCGGTTGAAGTGACCAAGGCCTGCCTCGATCGGATTCGCCAGCACGATAGCCAGATCGGCGCCTTTCTGAAGGTGATGGACGACAAGGCATTAGCCAAGGCCGAGCAGGTCGACAAGAAACGCAAAGCAGGCGAGCCGCTCGGCAAACTGGCGGGAGTTCCGGTTGCTGTCAAGGATCTACTTTGCACTGAAGGTGAAGTCACGACGTGTGCCTCGAAGATGCTCGAGAATTTCGTGCCTCCTTACAGTAGCACCGTCATCAAGAAGCTGGAAGAAGCTGACGCCGTCATTATCGGCAAGACGAACATGGACGAGTTCGCGATGGGCGGCTCGACTGAGAACTCGGCACTTGGCAAAACACGCAACCCGTGGGATACCAGCCTGGTTCCTGGTGGTTCGTCTGGTGGGGCTGCGGCTTGTCTGGCTGCCCAAATGGTCCCTCTGTCAATCGGAACCGACACCGGGGGATCGATTCGCCAACCAGCTTCATTCTGTGGTGTGGTCGGTTTGAAGCCGACTTACGGTCGTGTCAGCCGGTTTGGATTGATTGCTTTCGCCAGCAGCTTGGATCAGATCGGTCCCATGGCACGCACGGCGGAAGATACGGCACTGTTCCTGGAAGCGATCAGTGGACACGATCCCGCCGACTCGACCTCGGCCGATGTGGCTTGTCCCCTGTTTAGCAAAACGGTCGATCAGCCGCTGGAAGGCCTGCGAATCGGCATGGTCAAAGAACACTTCGGTGAAGGGCTCGATGGCGACGTTGAGAAAGCGGTCCGTGAAGCAGTGAAAGTGTACGAGTCGCTCGGCGCGAAAGTCGTTGATATTTCGCTACCGCACAATAAGTATGGGATCGCGACCTATTACATCATCGCCCCGAGTGAAGCTTCCAGTAACTTGGCGCGGTTTGACAGTGCCCACTACGGCCATCGCTGTGATGAAGCAACGATGCTGGCCGAGCTCGAGGAAGAGAAGGCCGCGTTGACGGCAGCGGGCGACGAGGTCGGATTGAAGCGGATGGATACGTCGCTGATTCGCATGTATCGTAAGAGCCGTGCGGAAGGTTTTGGTCCTGAGGTGAAGCGGCGTATCATGCTCGGTACCTACACACTGAGTGCCGGTTACTACGATGCCTACTACCTCAAAGCATTGAAGGTTCGCCGCCTGATTCGTGAGGACTATGACAAGGCATTCAAGTCGGTCGATCTAATCGTCGGACCAACGGCACCTAACCCAGCGTTCGCCGCCGGATCGAAAACGAACGATCCGCTGGCAATGTACTTGGAAGATTTGTACACGGTTACTGCCAACCTGGCCGGGATTCCGGCGATTTCGGTCCCCTGTGGTCTGACCGGCAGTGGTCTCCCGGTTGGCATGCACATGCAGGCACCTGCCCTGGAGGAAGATCGTCTCTTGCGAGCTGCCCAGATGTTCCAGAAAGCCACCGATTGGCATACGAAGATGCCAAGTTTGTAA
- the gatC gene encoding Asp-tRNA(Asn)/Glu-tRNA(Gln) amidotransferase subunit GatC: protein MSSLTREEVEKVSLLARLRLSDDELTTMTEQMSQIVSYVELLGEVNTDDVEPMAHAVEQHNIFAEDVPHESLPREAALANAPKRDEECFRVPAVLGE from the coding sequence ATGTCATCGTTGACCCGAGAAGAAGTCGAAAAGGTCTCACTACTGGCCCGTCTTCGTCTTTCAGACGACGAATTGACAACGATGACCGAACAGATGAGTCAAATCGTCTCGTACGTCGAACTTCTTGGCGAAGTGAACACCGATGACGTCGAGCCCATGGCTCATGCCGTCGAACAGCACAATATCTTTGCGGAAGATGTCCCGCACGAGTCGTTGCCGCGTGAAGCCGCACTGGCCAATGCACCCAAACGGGACGAAGAATGCTTCCGCGTCCCAGCCGTGTTGGGTGAGTAA
- the rpmB gene encoding 50S ribosomal protein L28 — MANVCEICGKGHSMGNKVTLRGKAKYLGGVGTKITGITRRKFKPNLQTAKAVMPDGEHKKLKVCTQCIRSGYVKKVVRHRPFKLPSEERGR, encoded by the coding sequence ATGGCCAACGTGTGTGAAATTTGTGGCAAGGGCCACAGCATGGGCAACAAGGTTACCCTCCGCGGTAAGGCAAAGTACCTGGGCGGTGTCGGTACCAAGATCACGGGTATTACCCGTCGTAAGTTCAAGCCAAATCTGCAGACTGCCAAGGCTGTCATGCCAGATGGCGAACACAAGAAGCTGAAAGTTTGCACGCAGTGCATCCGTAGCGGTTACGTGAAGAAGGTTGTGCGTCATCGCCCCTTCAAGCTTCCTTCGGAAGAACGCGGTCGCTAA
- the hisN gene encoding histidinol-phosphatase, whose amino-acid sequence MSMNTSQNDLEKRLEAARRLARVAGKSTLEHFQRADLSFEKKEDASPVTIADQNAEKIIRKGLKEEFPDDGIIGEEFGSEEGTTGYNWIVDPIDGTKAFIAGVPLFGTMIGVEKDGKSRVGVVYIPGLDEMISAAEGQGAWYEQPNRQPVKAQVNKTATLEEGILVTSQVSTFNKRNSTQGFLELEERSFVTRTWGDCYGYMLVATGRAVAMIDPMMSIWDAAALQPIMEESGGTFTSWTGESTIYSGDGIGTNGLVLEEILEVCRKYPMPK is encoded by the coding sequence ATGTCCATGAACACCTCACAAAATGATCTCGAAAAGCGTTTAGAAGCGGCCCGTCGTTTGGCTCGGGTCGCAGGCAAAAGCACGCTCGAACACTTCCAGCGTGCAGATCTCTCTTTCGAAAAGAAGGAAGATGCATCTCCCGTAACGATCGCAGACCAGAACGCGGAAAAGATTATCCGCAAGGGGCTTAAGGAAGAGTTCCCTGACGACGGGATCATCGGCGAGGAGTTTGGTAGCGAAGAAGGGACCACCGGATACAACTGGATTGTCGACCCCATCGACGGAACCAAGGCCTTCATCGCAGGGGTTCCTCTGTTCGGCACGATGATTGGTGTCGAGAAAGATGGGAAGTCACGCGTTGGCGTAGTTTACATCCCAGGTTTGGACGAAATGATCTCGGCCGCTGAAGGGCAGGGAGCCTGGTACGAGCAGCCGAATCGTCAGCCAGTGAAAGCCCAGGTCAACAAGACCGCTACCCTGGAAGAAGGGATTTTGGTGACCTCGCAGGTCAGCACTTTCAACAAGCGGAACTCCACTCAAGGCTTCTTGGAACTTGAGGAAAGGTCTTTCGTTACAAGGACTTGGGGCGATTGTTACGGCTACATGCTGGTGGCCACCGGCCGTGCTGTGGCCATGATCGACCCAATGATGAGCATTTGGGACGCTGCGGCACTTCAGCCCATCATGGAAGAATCGGGCGGTACTTTCACAAGCTGGACCGGCGAGTCGACCATTTACAGTGGCGACGGAATTGGTACCAACGGCTTGGTTTTAGAAGAAATTCTGGAAGTCTGTCGTAAGTACCCTATGCCGAAGTAG
- a CDS encoding RrF2 family transcriptional regulator — protein sequence MKLSRTVAYALQATMQLAVSDSDTPVPCSQIASKGDMPERFLLQVLRSLVNHGVLRSTRGVDGGYMLIRSPEDISLLDVIEAIEGPLDSKLPLPAAPDDITHVNLQKALQDVTATARKQLESIKISHLITAPAVESTESESEEMNSPLAAAQAEAVVGSGSPAPSRVHPI from the coding sequence ATGAAATTATCGAGAACAGTTGCCTATGCATTACAGGCAACCATGCAGTTGGCGGTGTCGGATTCAGATACTCCGGTACCTTGTAGCCAGATTGCCTCGAAGGGAGATATGCCGGAGCGTTTTCTGCTTCAGGTCCTTCGTAGTCTGGTAAACCATGGGGTTCTTCGTAGCACACGCGGCGTTGACGGAGGCTATATGCTTATCCGTTCGCCTGAAGACATCTCTTTGCTCGACGTTATTGAAGCGATCGAGGGGCCGTTGGATTCCAAGTTGCCCCTACCTGCCGCGCCGGATGATATCACGCATGTGAATCTCCAGAAGGCACTCCAGGATGTGACCGCGACCGCTCGAAAACAGCTGGAGTCGATTAAGATCTCTCATTTGATTACCGCCCCGGCTGTGGAAAGCACCGAGAGTGAATCGGAAGAGATGAACTCGCCGCTGGCAGCAGCGCAGGCTGAAGCGGTCGTAGGAAGTGGTTCTCCTGCGCCTAGTCGGGTGCATCCTATCTAA
- the lspA gene encoding signal peptidase II has product MDSQSSAVPLSRYVLFFGLSILGCGFDLWSKAAVFAWLGQPGQNKYFWFIEPYVGFQTSLNKGALFGLGQGYTPVFAVFSVVAAIGILYWLFVAKAAHDWLLTTALGLITGGIFGNLYDRLGIWGEAAVRDFILFRYNDQYVWPNFNVADSLLVVGAGLMLWHSFFIAPKAASESDAAATGH; this is encoded by the coding sequence GTGGATAGCCAATCTTCGGCGGTTCCGCTGAGCCGTTATGTGTTGTTCTTCGGGCTGAGTATCCTGGGGTGTGGATTTGATCTGTGGAGTAAAGCGGCCGTGTTTGCTTGGCTGGGCCAACCGGGGCAGAACAAGTACTTCTGGTTCATCGAGCCGTACGTTGGTTTTCAGACGTCCTTAAATAAGGGGGCACTTTTTGGGCTAGGCCAAGGCTACACGCCGGTGTTTGCGGTGTTCTCGGTTGTGGCGGCTATTGGCATTCTATATTGGCTATTTGTAGCCAAGGCGGCTCATGATTGGCTGCTGACTACCGCTCTCGGACTGATCACCGGCGGAATCTTCGGTAACCTCTACGATCGACTCGGAATTTGGGGCGAAGCGGCCGTTCGAGACTTCATCTTGTTTCGGTACAACGATCAATACGTCTGGCCGAATTTCAACGTGGCTGACTCTCTGTTGGTTGTCGGAGCAGGGCTTATGCTGTGGCATTCTTTCTTTATCGCTCCGAAAGCCGCGTCTGAATCAGACGCCGCCGCGACCGGCCACTAA
- a CDS encoding TraR/DksA family transcriptional regulator — protein sequence MAKTGSGKGAYTAEEARPYQETLRMLRARLVGDTNHLADGALNRTGREASGDLSKMPIHMADIGSDNYEQEFSLDLLAAEQATLAEVDSALARIEKGEYGACVECGHRIKKSRLNAIPYTHYCIDCATERDQESRG from the coding sequence ATGGCAAAAACAGGTTCAGGCAAAGGTGCTTACACCGCCGAGGAAGCTCGACCGTATCAGGAAACGCTGCGAATGCTGCGAGCTCGGCTGGTCGGCGACACCAATCACCTGGCGGATGGTGCGCTGAATCGCACAGGCCGCGAAGCTTCAGGGGATCTTTCCAAGATGCCGATCCACATGGCCGATATTGGGTCGGACAACTACGAACAAGAGTTCTCGTTAGATCTTCTGGCAGCCGAGCAGGCAACGCTAGCAGAGGTTGATTCTGCCCTGGCGAGGATCGAGAAGGGCGAGTATGGTGCGTGCGTTGAATGTGGACATCGAATCAAAAAGTCGCGACTCAATGCCATCCCCTACACCCACTACTGCATCGACTGCGCCACCGAGCGAGACCAAGAATCACGTGGATAG
- the thrC gene encoding threonine synthase encodes MTTTPAAFQRCISPECGQTYDLSQTLVACPECGDLLDIAYDWDRLAPPKTWKDIEANWAKRTNPLNFSGVWRFRSLFPFATDEQIVTLGEGQTLLQQTDDVGKFVGLDAGKLHLQYEGMNPSGSFKDNGMTAAFTHAHMVGAKRAACASTGNTSASLAMYCSVTRLMKAVIFIGSGKISYGKLSQALDYGALTLQIAGDFDDAMARVKEVSKDMGIYLVNSVNPFRLEGQKSVMFRVLEALQWEPPDWIVVPGGNLGNSSAFGKAFAELKELGLINRIPRLAVINASGADTLDQLYNNQDVRWNEGKYPRHKIAAYYEKMDDENRKASTLASAIEINRPVNLHKCLRALSDCDGVVRQVSDQEIMDAKSRVGSGGMGCEPASAASVAGAKILREQGIIAPSDRVVCILTGHLLKDPTATVAYHTTDQDTFNSVLGSRGVKRATFANRAVAVKNDMNDIVQAIQLYG; translated from the coding sequence GTGACCACGACTCCTGCGGCTTTTCAACGGTGCATTTCGCCCGAATGCGGCCAGACCTACGATCTTTCCCAAACCTTGGTGGCTTGCCCTGAATGTGGTGATCTGCTGGATATCGCTTACGACTGGGATCGCTTGGCACCGCCCAAGACCTGGAAGGATATCGAAGCGAATTGGGCCAAACGAACCAATCCTCTCAACTTCAGTGGTGTATGGCGATTCCGTTCGCTGTTCCCTTTCGCCACGGACGAGCAAATCGTCACGCTGGGTGAAGGGCAGACACTGCTGCAACAAACCGACGACGTCGGCAAGTTCGTGGGACTCGATGCTGGCAAGCTTCATCTTCAATACGAGGGGATGAACCCGAGCGGTAGCTTCAAAGACAACGGCATGACGGCCGCGTTCACACATGCCCACATGGTCGGCGCGAAACGGGCAGCTTGTGCTTCGACTGGTAACACTAGTGCCTCGTTGGCGATGTACTGCAGCGTGACCCGACTGATGAAAGCAGTGATCTTCATCGGCAGCGGCAAAATCTCTTACGGCAAGCTATCGCAAGCCCTCGACTACGGTGCTCTCACCTTGCAGATCGCTGGCGACTTCGACGACGCGATGGCGCGCGTGAAAGAAGTCAGCAAGGATATGGGCATTTACCTGGTCAACAGCGTGAACCCCTTCCGTCTCGAAGGACAGAAGTCGGTCATGTTCCGCGTACTAGAAGCTCTGCAATGGGAACCGCCAGATTGGATCGTTGTTCCTGGTGGCAATCTCGGCAACAGCAGTGCCTTCGGCAAGGCGTTCGCAGAACTAAAAGAACTCGGACTGATCAACCGTATTCCTCGCTTGGCGGTAATTAATGCCAGTGGTGCTGATACGCTCGATCAGCTGTATAACAATCAAGACGTTCGCTGGAACGAAGGTAAGTATCCGCGACACAAAATTGCGGCTTACTACGAGAAGATGGACGACGAGAACCGCAAGGCCTCGACCTTGGCCAGCGCAATCGAAATCAATCGTCCCGTGAACCTGCATAAATGCCTGCGAGCATTAAGCGACTGCGATGGCGTTGTGCGTCAAGTTTCCGACCAGGAGATCATGGACGCCAAGAGTCGCGTTGGCTCGGGCGGTATGGGCTGCGAGCCAGCAAGTGCTGCCAGCGTAGCGGGTGCCAAGATCTTGCGCGAGCAAGGGATCATCGCACCGAGCGATCGTGTCGTCTGTATCCTTACAGGTCACCTGTTGAAAGATCCGACCGCCACGGTTGCTTATCACACGACCGATCAGGATACCTTCAACAGCGTATTGGGAAGTCGCGGAGTTAAAAGAGCCACGTTCGCCAACCGCGCTGTTGCCGTAAAGAACGACATGAACGATATCGTTCAAGCGATTCAGCTGTACGGCTAA
- the dapB gene encoding 4-hydroxy-tetrahydrodipicolinate reductase, with protein MPTKVAINGAAGRMGQRLVALGCQDESLELVACFEYTGHPKFGKDAGEVAGVGELGLHLIEKTDEPYDAIIDFSVPEGAHAAVERAVAAKAALVMATTGLEDEHKAKIREAANVIPVVWAPSMSTTVNLTMKLCEIAGEALKDIPGGADVEILERHHRFKEDSPSGTALRFGELIADKMGITRHIHGREGRPGARPHDEIAYHAIRTGDNPGEHTIIFGLLGETIELTVRASNRDCYASGALQAAKFAAGKKPGLYNMNDVLGL; from the coding sequence ATGCCTACGAAAGTTGCCATCAACGGGGCCGCAGGCCGAATGGGTCAACGCTTGGTCGCGTTAGGCTGCCAGGACGAGTCTTTGGAACTGGTCGCATGTTTCGAATACACCGGCCATCCCAAGTTCGGCAAAGATGCCGGCGAAGTTGCTGGCGTGGGTGAACTTGGCTTGCACTTGATCGAAAAAACCGACGAGCCATACGATGCGATCATCGACTTCTCCGTTCCGGAAGGTGCTCATGCGGCAGTCGAACGAGCCGTTGCCGCGAAGGCCGCATTGGTGATGGCCACCACTGGATTGGAAGATGAACACAAAGCCAAGATCCGCGAAGCCGCCAACGTGATTCCCGTCGTTTGGGCTCCCAGCATGAGCACGACGGTAAACTTGACGATGAAGCTGTGCGAGATCGCTGGGGAAGCACTCAAGGACATCCCAGGCGGTGCCGATGTTGAGATCCTGGAACGCCATCACCGCTTCAAGGAAGATAGCCCGAGCGGAACCGCTTTAAGATTTGGTGAACTTATCGCGGATAAAATGGGAATCACGCGACACATTCACGGACGGGAAGGACGCCCAGGTGCTCGGCCACACGACGAAATCGCTTATCACGCAATTCGAACTGGCGATAATCCCGGCGAACATACAATCATCTTCGGCCTCTTAGGCGAAACAATCGAGTTGACCGTTCGTGCGAGCAATCGCGACTGCTACGCCAGCGGAGCCCTGCAAGCCGCTAAGTTTGCTGCAGGCAAGAAGCCAGGCTTGTACAATATGAACGACGTGCTGGGCTTATAG
- a CDS encoding phosphatidylinositol-specific phospholipase C/glycerophosphodiester phosphodiesterase family protein, whose protein sequence is MSHHFVSLIVLGILSVTVVSQANAAEPNPLSCAHAHNDYYHQRPLFDALDQGFTSVEADVFLVGDELLVGHFRRELRRDRSLESLYLAPLKKRIEANAGQVYSEPARMILLVDIKEDGAEAYAVLDKLLTKYADIVSVTKDGEFHQKALTVIISGDRAQKEIAKSNPRYAGIDGRVSDLYREAPSDLLPLISDNWNNHFKWKGSGEMPAAEREKLKSIVDRSHAKGRKVRFWATPENSRVWAELHQAGVDLIGTDQLEKLAEYLNAAPEKDEGT, encoded by the coding sequence ATGTCGCACCACTTTGTCTCCCTGATCGTGCTGGGCATCCTTTCGGTTACGGTTGTCAGTCAGGCAAATGCTGCCGAGCCCAATCCTCTTTCCTGCGCGCATGCCCATAACGACTATTACCACCAGCGGCCGCTGTTCGATGCGCTCGACCAGGGATTTACGAGTGTGGAAGCCGATGTCTTTCTCGTTGGTGATGAACTACTAGTCGGTCACTTTCGCAGGGAACTGCGTCGTGACCGTTCGCTGGAATCACTCTACTTGGCTCCGCTGAAGAAACGGATCGAAGCAAATGCTGGTCAGGTTTACTCTGAACCTGCCCGTATGATCCTGCTCGTCGACATCAAAGAGGATGGTGCGGAGGCCTACGCGGTGCTCGATAAACTGTTGACGAAGTACGCCGATATCGTCTCGGTCACTAAGGATGGTGAGTTTCATCAGAAAGCCCTTACCGTGATTATCAGCGGCGATCGCGCCCAGAAGGAGATCGCGAAATCGAATCCACGCTATGCTGGTATCGATGGTCGCGTTTCCGATTTATACCGCGAAGCTCCCAGCGACTTGCTGCCCCTGATCAGTGACAATTGGAACAACCACTTCAAGTGGAAGGGAAGCGGCGAGATGCCAGCGGCGGAGCGTGAGAAACTAAAGAGCATTGTCGATAGGTCTCACGCCAAAGGACGCAAGGTCCGCTTCTGGGCCACCCCTGAGAATTCACGCGTGTGGGCGGAACTCCACCAAGCCGGAGTCGATCTGATCGGCACCGATCAATTGGAAAAGCTGGCAGAATACTTGAATGCAGCCCCTGAGAAGGACGAGGGGACTTAA
- a CDS encoding endonuclease, whose translation MTKPTQKSIAKTVLNTHGETYSQQIGIRLKNAPAPLFQLLNASLLMSARIASDQAVEAATALRQANLDTPRKMVDTRWQDRVETITDNGYKRFDERGSTQLGKTAQFLIKRYDGDLRKLRDEAGNDVAKQQHLLQQFQGIGPTGADIFLREVQGVWSEVYPYADAKVTQAARKLQLPAEAKSLARLVARVDFPRFVAGLVRIELANQHYQILQHAA comes from the coding sequence ATGACGAAGCCAACTCAGAAATCAATCGCCAAGACTGTTCTCAATACCCATGGCGAAACCTACTCGCAACAAATCGGAATCCGCCTGAAGAACGCGCCTGCCCCCCTCTTTCAACTTCTCAACGCGTCGCTCTTGATGAGCGCGCGGATTGCCTCAGATCAAGCCGTCGAAGCTGCCACCGCTCTGCGGCAGGCCAATCTCGATACACCACGCAAGATGGTCGATACCAGATGGCAAGATCGCGTAGAGACGATCACCGACAACGGCTACAAACGCTTCGACGAACGAGGCTCAACGCAGCTCGGAAAAACGGCACAGTTTCTGATCAAGCGTTATGATGGTGATTTACGCAAACTTCGCGATGAGGCTGGGAACGATGTCGCGAAACAGCAGCACCTTCTGCAACAGTTCCAAGGAATCGGACCCACTGGAGCTGATATCTTCCTGCGCGAAGTTCAGGGTGTTTGGAGCGAAGTCTACCCCTATGCGGATGCCAAGGTAACCCAAGCGGCTCGCAAACTTCAGCTTCCAGCAGAAGCGAAGAGTCTGGCTAGGCTTGTCGCTCGGGTCGATTTTCCAAGATTCGTGGCAGGGCTCGTTCGTATCGAACTAGCCAACCAACATTATCAGATCCTTCAGCACGCGGCTTAG